A genomic region of Glycine max cultivar Williams 82 chromosome 15, Glycine_max_v4.0, whole genome shotgun sequence contains the following coding sequences:
- the LOC100781239 gene encoding auxin efflux carrier component yields MIDGVAIYNIVAALVPLYVPMILAYASVLWWKIFTPEQCSGINRLVALYSVPFLNFNFLAFNNPYAMNLRFIAADTLQKVIILGALFLWSAFTKCGNLDWTITLFSLSTLPNTLIVGVPLLTAMYGDSSGSLMSQIFVMQGVVWFTLMLFLYEYRGAKSLISNQFPENGGSIASFTVDSDVNSLNGNEPLQADVEMKENGELHVVVRSHSFNNDSPCNCSTSNHCSEAEICSMQRSLSFNTTRDLKREGSKEEMSKIDQEKMSRKDACNHLSNGVKHESIDMSPNLKAMGDKEVGIVNVVQYPLSEGLKEEKIEEGDAYKKQQQMPRGSVMTRLVLTMVWRNLIRNPNTYACVLGLAWSLISFRWNIKMPSIAKGSILILSKTGTGMAMFSLGLFMALQPKTIACGKTWTTISMVARFVVGPAVIAVTSIVIGIRGVLLRVAIVQAALPQAVLSFVFAKEYNLHADIISTAVIFGTVISLPITIIYFVLLGL; encoded by the exons ATGATCGACGGTGTAGCAATATACAATATTGTGGCGGCTCTTGTGCCGCTATATGTGCCCATGATATTAGCCTATGCCTCAGTCTTGTGGTGGAAGATCTTCACACCGGAACAGTGTTCCGGCATAAACCGCTTAGTGGCACTGTACTCGGTTCCCTTtcttaatttcaatttcctAGCCTTTAACAATCCTTATGCTATGAACCTCAGGTTCATAGCTGCAGACACTCTTCAAAAAGTCATCATTTTGGGCGCTCTTTTTCTATGGAGTGCTTTCACAAAGTGTGGTAACCTCGATTGGACCATCAcgcttttttctctttccactCTACCAAACACACTCATCGTGGGCGTCCCTCTTCTGACGGCCATGTATGGAGACTCATCAGGTAGCCTGATGAGTCAAATCTTTGTCATGCAGGGCGTCGTGTGGTTCACTCTAATGTTGTTCTTGTACGAATACAGAGGCGCCAAGAGCCTAATTTCGAACCAATTCCCCGAGAATGGAGGCTCCATCGCCTCGTTTACTGTTGATTCTGATGTTAACTCTCTCAACGGTAACGAGCCGCTGCAGGCCGACGTGGAAATGAAGGAAAATGGAGAACTTCATGTGGTGGTGAGGAGCCATTCATTCAACAATGACTCTCCTTGTAACTGTTCAACGTCAAACCATTGTAGCGAGGCAGAGATCTGTTCCATGCAACGATCTTTGAGTTTTAATACAACACGTGATCTCAAAAGAGAGGGTTCTAAAGAGGAGATGTCGAAGATCGACCAGGAAAAAATGTCCAGGAAGGACGCTTGTAATCACCTTTCTAATGGAG TGAAACATGAATCGATTGACATGAGTCCTAATCTTAAAGCAATGGGAGACAAAGAGGTTGGGATTGTGAATGTGGTCCAATATCCTTTAAGTGAGGGCCTAAAAGAGGAGAAAATTGAAGAAGGAGATGCATACAAAAAGCAGCAGCAAATGCCACGTGGTAGTGTCATGACAAGGCTTGTTCTAACCATGGTTTGGAGGAATCTCATTAGAAATCCTAATACCTACGCATGTGTTTTAGGACTCGCATGGTCTCTCATATCATTTAG GTGGAACATCAAAATGCCATCAATTGCAAAAGGTTCCATTTTAATACTGTCAAAAACCGGGACCGGAATGGCCATGTTCAGTTTGG GTCTATTCATGGCATTACAACCCAAGACCATTGCTTGTGGAAAAACTTGGACAACAATTTCTATGGTGGCTCGGTTCGTGGTTGGACCAGCCGTGATCGCTGTAACCTCCATAGTCATCGGCATCCGAGGAGTTCTTTTGCGTGTTGCAATTGTTCAA GCTGCTCTTCCTCAAGCTGTCCTCTCCTTTGTATTTGCTAAAGAATACAATCTCCACGCAGATATAATAAGCACAGC AGTCATATTTGGAACGGTGATTTCGCTGCCCATAACAATAATTTACTTCGTGCTTCTTGGACTCTAA